CTCGCGATTCCAAAACCTGCCAACTTTCCTATTCCCTTACGTCCTAGCACAGGACGAGATTTTTCAAGAGACTTACCTTCGCTCTTATCGCCTCGCCGGTTAAGACCTACTTTGAGGAACTTCGTTTGGCAGTCGTCAAAGGTCATCCCATGACCGTCATCTACAATTGCGATTTCGCTATTCTCATCAATTTTTTCAGGAAAAATAATTTTGACTTGCTCAGCATCGGCATCCCAAGCGTTAGATACCATTTCAGCAATGGCAGCCACAGCACTTTGATACATTTGAATGCCGAGGTGATCTATAATCCGTCCATGGAATGATAGCTCGAGAGTGGGCTTCTTGCTCATCTCATTTCTCTCCTAATATTGAATCCTTTATTACTTTAGCATGTCGTCGTATAAATTCTGGTGGCAACGCATTCCCGACCATCAGGGCGGCCCCGTGCTTTCCTTTTCTCATAGAGAAGTAATATGACTTCGGAAAGCTTTGGATGAGTGCTGCCTCACGCACGGTAATTGTGCGGTTCTCAAATGGATGAAGAAAACGACCTTTAGTGGGATTAATGCACCCGCCAGTTATTGTAGGCCCTACATCATTCCACTTTATACGACCGAAGACATCTAGAAAGCCCTTAGTCTTTTGATGACATTTCATCTGCAGGCGCTTCGGAAGAGATGTTCTACTACCTCCGTCGAGAGGAATGTAAGAGATCATCTCACGAATTTTTTCATTTCTTTTCTCACCGTGATTATGAGCCGGATCGAAACTTTTCAATGGACTTTCAAGTCCCTTCAAAGCATCTCCAACTGTAATCATTTTTTTAGCAGGTTTCGCAAACTCGATTGGTCGTTTATGACCCGCAACTAAAATGAATCTTTTTCTTCTCTGTGCTACTCCATAATGAGCCACGTTTAGCACATCGAATTTCACTTCATATCCCATGGATTTTAATTCTGAGACAAATTTCGCTATCCTGCGTCCCTTGGCCAATCCTGGAACATTCTCCATCATAATTGCCTTAGGAAGAAATGCCCTTACAAAATCCAGAAAGTTGAACATCAAATTATTTCTGTAATCCTGAACTGCAACTGTTTT
The window above is part of the Bdellovibrio sp. ArHS genome. Proteins encoded here:
- a CDS encoding DNA cytosine methyltransferase, which encodes MKNKKLKAIDLFSGCGGLSLGLKKSGFDVIAAVEIDSLAAETYAQNHKNTKLIEQDIRKINPTKLMKELGLKKGDLDLIAGCPPCQGFSTLRTNRKTVAVQDYRNNLMFNFLDFVRAFLPKAIMMENVPGLAKGRRIAKFVSELKSMGYEVKFDVLNVAHYGVAQRRKRFILVAGHKRPIEFAKPAKKMITVGDALKGLESPLKSFDPAHNHGEKRNEKIREMISYIPLDGGSRTSLPKRLQMKCHQKTKGFLDVFGRIKWNDVGPTITGGCINPTKGRFLHPFENRTITVREAALIQSFPKSYYFSMRKGKHGAALMVGNALPPEFIRRHAKVIKDSILGEK